A genomic window from Glycine max cultivar Williams 82 chromosome 17, Glycine_max_v4.0, whole genome shotgun sequence includes:
- the LOC100799646 gene encoding transcription factor bHLH79, with amino-acid sequence MEPPLINDSTFSSANPSLSEIWPSHFPTDHTPSNKRHLSPSTDCGSNKHIKSSGSGSQDQNGALKAGEVDATSVAGNKLPEQTAKPSSSEQPPKQDYIHVRARRGQATDSHSLAERARREKISERMKILQDIVPGCNKVIGKALVLDEIINYIQSLQHQVEFLSMKLEAVNSRLSMSPTIECFPSKEVGTQPFDLAGIIFGSQPARGYAQGSQPGWLHMQIAGGFEKAT; translated from the exons ATGGAACCTCCTCTCATCAACGACTCCACATTCTCTTCCGCTAACCCTTCCTTGTCCGAGATTTGGCCCTCTCATTTTCCCACAGACCACACTCCCAGTAACAAGAGACACCTCTCCCCCTCG ACTGATTGTGGCAGCAATAAACATATCAAATCATCAGGATCAGGATCCCAGGATCAAAACGGTGCCTTGAAGGCGGGTGAAGTGGACGCGACTTCAGTAGCCGGTAACAAGTTACCCGAACAAACGGCGAAACCTAGTTCTTCCGAGCAGCCACCTAAGCAAGACTATATACACGTGCGAGCTAGAAGAGGCCAAGCCACCGATAGCCACAGTCTCGCTGAGAGA GCTAGGAGAGAAAAGATCAGTGAGAGGAtgaaaattcttcaagatatagTTCCCGGCTGCAACAAG GTAATTGGTAAAgcacttgtgctggatgagataattaattatatccAGTCACTGCAGCATCAGGTTGAG tTCCTTTCTATGAAGCTTGAGGCAGTTAATTCGAGATTGAGCATGAGCCCTACTATTGAATGTTTTCCTTCAAAAGAA GTTGGCACTCAGCCATTTGACCTTGCCGGAATAATATTTGGATCACAACCGGCCAGGGGATATGCTCAAGGATCACAGCCGGGATGGCTGCATATGCAGATAGCTGGTGGTTTTGAGAAAGCAACATAA